One window of the Nocardia terpenica genome contains the following:
- a CDS encoding MarR family winged helix-turn-helix transcriptional regulator yields MTTSSDIRGLAADLSLAVVRLTRHLRGRRADAQISLTQLSALATLNREGAMTPGALAAKERVQPPSMTRVIASLTELQLVERNPHPTDGRQIIVSLSPGGRALVEDENNAREAWMTEQLAGLTIDQLQVLRQAVSIMKQIVDQSE; encoded by the coding sequence GTGACAACGTCTTCCGACATACGCGGACTCGCCGCCGACCTCTCCCTGGCGGTGGTGCGCTTGACTCGCCATCTGCGAGGCCGCCGTGCCGATGCCCAGATTTCGCTGACACAACTGTCGGCGCTGGCAACGTTGAATCGTGAAGGCGCGATGACGCCGGGCGCCCTGGCCGCCAAGGAGCGCGTGCAGCCGCCGTCGATGACCCGGGTCATCGCCTCGCTGACGGAACTGCAACTGGTGGAACGGAATCCGCATCCCACCGACGGCCGTCAGATCATCGTTTCGCTGTCGCCCGGCGGGCGTGCCCTGGTGGAGGACGAGAACAATGCCCGCGAGGCATGGATGACCGAGCAACTGGCCGGTTTGACCATCGATCAACTACAGGTGCTGCGGCAGGCCGTATCGATCATGAAACAGATTGTGGATCAATCCGAATAA
- a CDS encoding DUF2530 domain-containing protein produces MTPNVPQLPPRLTDPRPVLAVGVALWAIATIVVWLTDTWAPARPICLMGLAVGLLAYGIFALQRRSARRGDKGAQKGL; encoded by the coding sequence GTGACCCCGAACGTCCCGCAGCTTCCGCCGCGCCTGACCGACCCCCGTCCGGTGCTGGCGGTCGGCGTCGCGCTGTGGGCGATCGCCACGATCGTGGTCTGGCTGACCGACACCTGGGCCCCCGCGCGGCCGATCTGCCTGATGGGGCTGGCGGTCGGGCTGCTCGCGTACGGCATCTTCGCGCTGCAGCGGCGCTCGGCGCGGCGCGGTGACAAGGGCGCGCAGAAAGGGCTGTAA
- a CDS encoding AI-2E family transporter — MADDTPADRMPRWLPRALLLGFVLLGAYQLTDWAAHRLLGLATMLMVAFFVSLAMEPAVDILAARGIHRALATGVVFVLLFAAVAGFLAALVTLLVETVSNLLRELPGLVNQLVSWVNHAFHQHFTTDQLRDRLLHDSNIINNYAQTAANNVWGLSSTILGGLAQFLTIALFSIYLTADGPKLRRTICSLLPPRRQDRVLHAWDLAIGKTGGYLYSRALLAVISAVAHAVFLAILHLPNALALGVWFGVVASFVPTIGTYFAGVLPVLVALTIRPVDVLWLLIFVVLYQWFQDYLLQPRITARTVNVNAAVALLAVLAGGALLGAVGALLAIPATATVQAFLSEYVPRYEVRPDPRIERTSRRKAHREKKTRTARRDDQSRSTGRDDESRNAGRDDKDRSTGRDETDAPE, encoded by the coding sequence GTGGCCGACGACACGCCTGCCGATCGGATGCCGCGCTGGCTGCCCCGGGCGCTGCTGCTGGGGTTCGTCCTGCTCGGCGCGTATCAGCTGACCGATTGGGCGGCGCACCGGCTGCTCGGGCTGGCCACCATGCTCATGGTCGCGTTCTTCGTCTCGCTGGCCATGGAACCGGCCGTGGACATATTGGCGGCCCGCGGAATTCACCGCGCGCTGGCGACGGGCGTGGTGTTCGTGCTGCTGTTCGCGGCCGTGGCCGGATTCCTCGCGGCCCTGGTCACGCTGCTGGTGGAGACCGTCAGCAATCTGCTGCGGGAGCTGCCGGGGCTGGTCAACCAGCTCGTGAGCTGGGTGAATCACGCCTTCCACCAGCACTTTACGACCGATCAGCTGCGCGATCGGCTGCTGCACGACTCCAACATCATCAACAACTACGCACAGACGGCCGCCAACAATGTGTGGGGACTGTCGAGCACCATCCTGGGTGGGCTGGCCCAGTTCCTCACCATCGCGCTGTTCAGCATCTACCTCACCGCCGACGGCCCGAAGCTGCGCCGCACGATCTGCTCGCTGCTGCCGCCGCGCCGCCAGGACAGGGTGCTGCACGCCTGGGATCTGGCGATCGGCAAGACCGGCGGCTACCTGTACTCGCGTGCGCTGCTGGCGGTGATCTCCGCCGTGGCGCACGCCGTTTTCCTCGCCATCCTGCACCTGCCCAATGCGCTGGCCCTGGGTGTGTGGTTCGGCGTGGTCGCCTCCTTCGTGCCGACCATCGGCACCTACTTCGCGGGCGTGCTCCCGGTCCTGGTGGCCCTCACCATCCGCCCCGTGGACGTGCTCTGGCTCCTCATCTTCGTAGTCCTCTACCAGTGGTTCCAGGACTACCTCCTGCAACCCCGCATCACCGCCCGCACGGTGAACGTCAACGCCGCCGTAGCCCTGCTCGCCGTCCTGGCAGGCGGCGCCCTCCTGGGCGCGGTAGGCGCCCTCCTGGCCATCCCCGCCACCGCCACCGTCCAAGCCTTCCTCAGCGAATACGTCCCCCGCTACGAGGTCCGCCCCGACCCCCGCATCGAACGCACCTCCCGGCGAAAAGCACACCGGGAGAAGAAGACTCGAACCGCACGCCGGGATGACCAGAGTCGGAGTACAGGACGGGACGACGAGAGCCGGAATGCAGGACGGGACGACAAGGACCGGAGTACAGGCCGGGATGAGACCGACGCACCGGAATGA
- a CDS encoding glutaminyl-peptide cyclotransferase, whose translation MESERRAWAVRGLILLAGAVLAAAGAAAVTGCDRPDDTPRERVEVIGARPHDRAAFTEGLEVDGTVLYEGTGLVGESFVRATELATGAQLARVDLPAPLFGEGIARAGDILWELTWKDGTAIARDPRTLAERGRASYRGEGWGLCTRGARLVMSNGTDTLTFHDPVTFAPTGSVRLTSHHGARLNELDCAADGSVYANVWPTDHILRIDPDTGAVRADIDASGLLTPAERAGTDVLNGIAELPGTDHFLITGKNWPTMFEVRFVPA comes from the coding sequence ATGGAGAGCGAACGGCGTGCGTGGGCTGTGCGAGGGCTGATCTTGCTGGCCGGGGCGGTATTGGCCGCGGCGGGCGCGGCCGCCGTCACCGGGTGCGACCGGCCCGATGACACCCCGCGCGAACGGGTCGAGGTGATCGGCGCCCGCCCGCACGACCGCGCCGCCTTCACCGAGGGGCTCGAGGTGGACGGCACCGTCCTCTACGAGGGCACCGGCCTGGTCGGCGAGTCTTTCGTGCGCGCCACCGAGCTGGCCACCGGGGCGCAGCTGGCCCGCGTCGACCTGCCCGCTCCCCTGTTCGGCGAGGGCATCGCCCGGGCGGGTGACATCCTGTGGGAGCTCACCTGGAAGGACGGCACGGCCATCGCCCGCGACCCGCGCACGCTGGCCGAACGCGGGCGGGCCTCCTACCGGGGGGAGGGCTGGGGCCTGTGCACGCGCGGCGCCCGGCTGGTCATGAGCAACGGCACCGACACCCTGACCTTCCACGACCCGGTCACCTTCGCGCCGACCGGTTCGGTCCGGCTCACCTCGCACCACGGCGCGCGGCTCAACGAACTGGACTGCGCCGCAGACGGTTCGGTGTACGCCAATGTGTGGCCCACCGACCACATCCTGCGCATCGATCCGGATACCGGCGCGGTCCGCGCCGACATCGACGCGAGCGGCCTGCTCACCCCCGCCGAGCGCGCCGGTACCGATGTCCTCAACGGCATCGCCGAACTGCCCGGCACCGATCACTTCCTCATCACCGGGAAGAACTGGCCGACGATGTTCGAGGTGCGTTTCGTCCCGGCGTGA
- a CDS encoding MFS transporter gives MTASRDPSGTDPGRWDAEQPARHPGYDRYPPPNTASQRALPPRRGEQDVPEFVTRRLASGEPPRALPPVDAPPPTREIPVEEEPTEATGRRTPRKLTVTRVVAMRSIELTEKGFQTFQRAAKADGADESGLTALVYATMANFALDAAIAVALANTLFFSAATAESKSKVALYLLITIAPFAVIAPLIGPLLDRLQRGRRLALAGSFAARTVIAILLIFNVHGWALYPLALCMMILSKSFAVLKSAVTPRVLPPGIDLVRTNSRLTVFGLVGGTLGAGGLAGLAAAAAGSAGALVFAALIAVAGTYLSLRIPSWVEVTEGEVPATLGYHGSDARTEILDGEQAGTVKPGRRRQPLGRSVVTGLWGNSSIRVLTGFLTFYAAFVAKSTEHRPVQQAAMLGVVGAAAAIGNFVGNATGARLKLGRPALIVVGCTAACTAVALFATFADSLLGAALATLVGAGASALAKVSLDASIQDDLPPESIASGFGRSETVLQLSWVIGGAGGVLLPTVYWKGFAVVTAVLALGLVQTVVSYRGHSLLPGLGGNRPQHAKQEVPGGLPHDGPAPDDPTPRATGNAPQ, from the coding sequence GTGACTGCTTCTCGTGATCCCTCCGGAACCGATCCTGGTCGGTGGGATGCCGAGCAGCCTGCGCGCCACCCCGGATACGACCGGTACCCGCCGCCGAACACCGCCTCGCAGCGCGCGCTGCCGCCCCGGCGCGGGGAACAGGACGTGCCCGAATTCGTGACCAGGCGACTGGCCTCCGGTGAGCCGCCGCGCGCGCTGCCACCGGTCGACGCGCCGCCGCCGACCCGCGAGATCCCGGTCGAGGAGGAGCCCACCGAGGCCACCGGCCGCCGGACCCCGCGCAAGCTGACGGTCACCCGCGTGGTGGCGATGCGCAGCATCGAGCTGACCGAGAAGGGCTTCCAGACCTTCCAGCGCGCGGCGAAGGCCGACGGCGCCGACGAATCCGGGCTCACCGCACTGGTGTACGCGACGATGGCGAACTTCGCCCTCGACGCCGCCATCGCCGTCGCCCTGGCCAATACGCTGTTCTTCAGCGCCGCCACCGCCGAATCCAAGTCGAAGGTGGCGCTGTACCTGCTCATCACCATCGCGCCGTTCGCGGTGATCGCGCCGCTGATCGGCCCGCTGCTGGACCGGTTGCAGCGCGGCCGCCGACTGGCGCTGGCGGGGTCGTTCGCGGCCCGCACGGTGATCGCGATCCTGCTGATCTTCAATGTGCACGGCTGGGCGCTGTATCCGCTCGCGCTGTGCATGATGATCCTCAGCAAATCGTTCGCGGTATTGAAGAGCGCGGTGACGCCGCGCGTGCTGCCACCCGGAATAGACCTGGTCCGCACCAACTCCCGGCTCACGGTCTTCGGCCTGGTCGGCGGCACCCTGGGCGCGGGCGGCCTGGCGGGATTGGCGGCGGCGGCAGCCGGGTCGGCGGGCGCGCTGGTGTTCGCCGCGCTGATCGCCGTCGCCGGAACCTATCTCAGCCTGCGCATCCCGTCCTGGGTGGAGGTCACCGAGGGCGAGGTCCCGGCCACCCTCGGCTATCACGGCAGCGACGCCCGCACCGAGATCCTGGACGGCGAACAGGCCGGAACCGTCAAGCCGGGTCGCCGCCGGCAGCCGCTGGGCCGCTCGGTGGTGACCGGGTTGTGGGGCAACAGCTCGATCCGGGTGCTGACCGGATTCCTCACCTTCTATGCCGCCTTCGTCGCCAAATCCACCGAGCACCGGCCGGTGCAGCAGGCCGCCATGCTGGGCGTCGTGGGGGCGGCCGCGGCGATCGGCAACTTCGTCGGCAATGCCACCGGGGCCCGGCTGAAGCTGGGCCGCCCGGCGCTGATCGTGGTCGGCTGCACCGCGGCCTGCACCGCGGTCGCGCTGTTCGCCACGTTCGCGGACAGCCTGCTGGGCGCGGCGCTGGCCACCCTGGTCGGCGCGGGTGCCAGCGCCCTGGCCAAGGTGTCACTGGACGCCTCCATCCAGGACGACCTGCCGCCGGAATCGATCGCCTCCGGTTTCGGCCGTTCGGAGACGGTGTTGCAGCTGTCGTGGGTGATCGGCGGCGCGGGCGGCGTGCTGCTGCCGACCGTGTACTGGAAGGGCTTCGCGGTGGTCACCGCGGTGCTGGCGCTCGGACTGGTGCAGACCGTGGTGAGCTACCGTGGTCATTCGCTGCTGCCCGGCCTGGGCGGCAACCGACCGCAGCACGCGAAGCAGGAGGTCCCCGGCGGGCTGCCGCACGACGGCCCGGCCCCGGACGATCCCACCCCCCGAGCGACAGGAAATGCGCCCCAGTGA
- a CDS encoding YccF domain-containing protein, translated as MRFVLNVLWLVFAGFWMALGYMLAGVVCCVLIVTIPFGIASFRIAAYVLWPFGRTTVERPHAGAGSLIGNVIWVIVAGWWLALGHLLTSIPLFVSIIGIPFGYANIKLIPISLMPLGREIVASDRAFGR; from the coding sequence ATCCGGTTCGTGCTGAACGTGTTGTGGCTGGTGTTTGCCGGGTTTTGGATGGCGCTCGGCTACATGCTGGCGGGGGTTGTCTGCTGTGTTCTGATCGTGACCATTCCGTTCGGCATCGCGTCGTTTCGGATCGCGGCGTATGTGCTGTGGCCGTTCGGGCGGACGACGGTGGAGCGGCCGCACGCGGGGGCCGGGTCGCTGATCGGCAATGTCATCTGGGTGATCGTGGCCGGGTGGTGGCTCGCGCTGGGGCACCTGCTGACGAGCATTCCGCTGTTCGTCTCGATCATCGGCATTCCGTTCGGCTATGCCAACATCAAGCTGATCCCGATCTCGCTCATGCCGCTGGGCCGCGAAATCGTGGCCAGCGACCGGGCTTTCGGTCGCTGA
- a CDS encoding GNAT family N-acetyltransferase — protein MTSRSGITLRSATPGDVDELLLLLNASFGSWSEPGEDAREFEVFPVEDAVVALDGDRIVGHSSWRTQTVTMPGERPVEVSTIANVAVAPTHRRRGILRAMYVDLHRRAEAAGLPLTMFTASQGAIYGRFGYGPAVTEHRVEIDRRLAAFRPDAPDAGGAELASIPVARRAVPEIYDRWRRLVPGAQRRPDASWQSRFDDYPLGRRGGSGLFALLHDDGYALYRYHRRDTGSVIEVVELRAVTPEAHAALWRTLLATELFDRIEATLPPDDQLPYLLTDPRRVRVVDRRDALWLRVMDVPAALTARTYLADLDLVVAVTDPFREAGGTFALRVRDGRADCEPTTRPADIELGIDVLGSLYFGAHRARGYASAQRLRTKTLAAVHALDAAFAVERDAELGWFY, from the coding sequence ATGACATCGAGGTCCGGCATCACCCTGCGCTCGGCCACTCCCGGGGACGTGGACGAGCTGCTGCTCCTGCTCAATGCCAGCTTCGGCTCCTGGAGCGAACCCGGCGAGGACGCGCGGGAATTCGAGGTGTTCCCCGTCGAGGACGCGGTGGTCGCCCTCGACGGCGATCGGATCGTCGGCCACTCCTCCTGGCGCACGCAGACCGTCACGATGCCGGGCGAGCGCCCCGTCGAGGTGTCGACCATCGCGAATGTCGCTGTGGCGCCGACCCATCGGCGGCGCGGCATCCTGCGCGCGATGTACGTCGACCTGCACCGGCGCGCCGAGGCGGCCGGGCTGCCGCTGACCATGTTCACCGCCAGCCAGGGGGCCATCTACGGCCGCTTCGGCTACGGCCCCGCGGTCACCGAGCACAGGGTCGAGATCGATCGCCGCCTCGCCGCGTTCCGGCCGGACGCGCCCGACGCGGGTGGGGCCGAGCTCGCCTCGATTCCCGTGGCGCGCCGGGCGGTTCCGGAGATCTACGACCGCTGGCGGCGGCTGGTTCCGGGCGCGCAGCGGCGGCCCGACGCGTCCTGGCAGTCCCGCTTCGACGACTATCCGCTGGGTCGGCGCGGCGGGAGCGGACTGTTCGCGCTGCTGCACGACGACGGGTACGCGCTGTACCGCTACCACCGCCGCGACACCGGCTCGGTCATCGAGGTGGTGGAGCTGCGGGCGGTCACGCCGGAGGCGCACGCCGCGCTGTGGCGGACGCTGCTGGCCACGGAGCTGTTCGACCGGATCGAGGCGACCCTGCCGCCCGACGACCAACTCCCCTACCTGCTCACCGATCCGCGCCGGGTACGAGTCGTGGACCGCCGCGACGCGCTGTGGCTGCGGGTGATGGACGTGCCCGCGGCGCTGACCGCCCGCACCTACCTCGCCGATCTGGATCTCGTTGTGGCGGTGACGGATCCGTTCCGCGAGGCGGGCGGCACCTTCGCGCTGCGGGTGCGCGACGGCCGCGCCGACTGCGAGCCGACCACCCGCCCCGCCGATATCGAACTGGGCATCGACGTCCTGGGCTCGCTGTACTTCGGCGCGCACCGGGCCCGCGGCTACGCGTCGGCCCAGCGCCTGCGCACCAAGACCCTCGCCGCCGTCCACGCCCTGGACGCCGCCTTCGCCGTCGAACGCGACGCGGAGCTGGGCTGGTTCTACTGA
- a CDS encoding TetR/AcrR family transcriptional regulator yields the protein MSVEERRAHLIEAAIGLAEKKGVAGVTTRDVAQAAGVSLGVVHYCFENKDALMTELVKALSMELRDSVETNETVWQDVGSGKESLQNLIRASLELLWLNIEATPERQLLTYETTTYALRESEQTPAKLAIAREQYTFNDSTVADVLEHARDATGTEWRVPVRTLSRFTLSVIDGIVLRWLVDDDSAAVRGQLDVLAEMIASYAN from the coding sequence TTGAGCGTCGAAGAACGCAGAGCCCACCTTATCGAGGCGGCAATCGGCCTTGCCGAGAAAAAGGGCGTAGCCGGGGTAACCACCCGCGATGTGGCTCAGGCAGCTGGTGTTTCGCTCGGTGTGGTGCATTACTGTTTCGAAAACAAGGACGCGCTGATGACCGAACTGGTCAAGGCGCTATCGATGGAATTACGCGATTCTGTCGAGACCAACGAAACGGTCTGGCAGGACGTCGGAAGTGGAAAAGAATCGCTTCAAAATTTGATACGGGCGAGCCTCGAACTACTCTGGCTGAACATCGAAGCAACGCCGGAGCGGCAGCTGCTCACCTACGAAACCACGACCTACGCACTGCGGGAAAGTGAACAGACCCCGGCGAAACTCGCCATCGCCCGGGAGCAGTACACCTTCAACGACTCCACCGTCGCCGACGTCCTCGAACACGCCCGGGACGCCACCGGCACCGAATGGCGAGTCCCGGTGCGGACGCTCAGCCGCTTCACGCTGTCGGTCATCGACGGCATCGTGTTGCGCTGGCTGGTCGACGACGACAGCGCCGCGGTCCGCGGCCAGCTGGACGTGCTGGCGGAGATGATCGCCTCGTACGCCAACTAG
- a CDS encoding sacsin N-terminal ATP-binding-like domain-containing protein, whose product MSDPFQTAALRAGVLAAWRDSPTRLREDAATEADLVRAGYRDRLLTELAQNAADAAAKAGVPGRLVVGLAGRSLHVANTGVPLDITGVHALTALRASAKSGGEASVGRFGVGFTAVLTAGDEIEFRSRTGSLRFSRADTRKALGDNGIHLPGGVPEFTPPALRLVWPLATAPADGFDSEIVVHLHDGVDPAALLAAMRAEAADLLLELPALRSIRVGDDEIVSAVTDLGNGLRELRLTGPVRDERIWWQFDTGRARWLLPVRDGRPHAAEPDVLRAPTRSDEELSLPALLIADIPMQPDRRRLLPGGRIAELAEGYADFARALPPSDRLVLVPTPGFARSEMDGLLREALVAELRAAAWLPVVPTADTRETTAAPQRSSVFTGATETLTALLADLIGPLVIADLSGRAAADVLAVLDVHRIGLARIAELSIGLERPPHWWYSLYDALEPFVVDPLAAEELGALAVPLADGRLVTGPRTVVLDDRLDDPIPVGWARLAHPEAVHPLLSRLGARPATAEDLLHDPALAAELEHDPGDADTVDAVLRLAALLPDGAPLPSWIGRLELPADTGESLPADELLLPGAPLARLLVADSPLGTVDSAVVEGYGVAPLRTIGVGWGFSLVTESDPTGPDHNLDDEESWWEGLAEDPPELAAVRDLDLVDESAWPEALRLLLSDPATRRLLADRDGYTAWWLRRHARIAGTPLGLFRAPGDPVFAGLLPELTAVDDPAALRAVLADPDTITQELAAAVLAALADPAKTPSPEAITRVHARLAAAADRLDLDGLGLPDRVRALSGATIDPADALVLDHPWYGLAVPPERLVVGATETAAALATLLDVPLVSEAVHAEVLGAGRPTTWAAEPLGVLLRLQPGFPVPDGELVVHDRLRVRLTGAYEATVEVPLWRDGTTTHVRRHPGEPAES is encoded by the coding sequence ATGAGCGATCCGTTCCAGACCGCCGCGCTGCGGGCGGGAGTGCTGGCCGCATGGCGGGATTCGCCGACCCGGCTGCGCGAGGACGCCGCCACCGAGGCCGACCTGGTGCGGGCCGGGTATCGGGATCGGCTGCTCACCGAGTTGGCGCAGAACGCCGCCGACGCCGCGGCCAAGGCCGGGGTCCCGGGGCGACTGGTCGTCGGCTTGGCGGGCCGGTCCCTGCACGTCGCGAATACCGGTGTGCCGCTGGACATTACGGGCGTGCACGCGCTGACCGCGCTGCGCGCCTCCGCCAAGTCCGGCGGCGAGGCGAGCGTCGGCCGCTTCGGCGTCGGCTTCACCGCGGTCCTGACCGCCGGTGACGAGATCGAATTCCGTTCCCGCACCGGCTCGCTCCGCTTCTCCCGCGCCGACACCCGGAAGGCGCTGGGCGACAACGGCATCCATCTGCCCGGGGGCGTTCCGGAGTTCACCCCGCCCGCGCTGCGCCTGGTCTGGCCGCTGGCCACCGCCCCCGCCGACGGTTTCGACAGCGAGATCGTCGTCCACCTGCACGACGGCGTCGACCCCGCGGCCCTGCTGGCGGCCATGCGCGCCGAGGCGGCCGACCTGCTGCTGGAACTGCCCGCGCTGCGGTCGATCCGGGTCGGCGACGACGAGATCGTCAGCGCCGTCACCGATCTCGGCAACGGCCTGCGGGAACTGCGGCTCACCGGCCCGGTGCGGGACGAGCGGATCTGGTGGCAGTTCGACACCGGCCGCGCCCGCTGGCTGCTGCCGGTCCGCGACGGCCGCCCGCACGCCGCCGAGCCGGACGTCCTGCGCGCCCCGACCCGCTCCGACGAGGAACTGTCGCTCCCGGCGCTGCTGATCGCCGACATTCCCATGCAGCCCGACCGCCGCCGCCTGCTCCCCGGCGGCCGCATCGCCGAATTGGCCGAGGGCTACGCCGATTTCGCCCGCGCCCTGCCGCCCTCCGACCGCCTGGTCCTGGTCCCCACCCCCGGCTTCGCCCGCAGCGAGATGGACGGCCTGCTGCGCGAGGCCCTGGTCGCCGAGCTGCGCGCCGCCGCCTGGCTGCCGGTCGTGCCGACCGCCGACACCCGGGAGACCACCGCCGCGCCGCAGCGATCGAGCGTATTCACCGGCGCCACCGAGACATTGACCGCGCTGCTCGCCGACCTCATCGGCCCCCTGGTGATCGCGGACCTGTCCGGCCGCGCCGCCGCCGACGTCCTGGCGGTGCTGGACGTGCATCGCATCGGCCTGGCCCGGATCGCCGAACTGTCCATCGGCCTGGAACGCCCACCGCACTGGTGGTATTCGCTCTACGACGCCCTGGAACCGTTCGTGGTGGACCCGCTGGCCGCCGAGGAACTGGGCGCGCTCGCGGTCCCGCTGGCCGACGGCCGCCTGGTCACCGGCCCCCGCACCGTGGTGCTCGACGACCGGCTCGACGACCCCATCCCGGTGGGCTGGGCGCGGCTGGCTCATCCGGAGGCCGTGCACCCCTTGCTGAGTCGGCTCGGCGCGCGCCCGGCCACCGCCGAGGACCTGCTGCACGATCCCGCGCTGGCCGCCGAACTGGAACACGACCCGGGCGACGCGGACACCGTCGACGCCGTCCTGCGGCTGGCCGCCCTGCTGCCCGACGGCGCGCCGCTGCCGTCCTGGATCGGGCGGCTCGAATTGCCCGCCGACACCGGCGAATCCCTGCCCGCCGACGAACTGCTGCTGCCCGGCGCGCCGCTGGCCCGCCTGCTGGTCGCCGATTCCCCGCTCGGCACCGTCGATTCCGCCGTCGTCGAGGGCTACGGCGTCGCGCCCCTGCGCACGATCGGCGTCGGCTGGGGCTTTTCCCTTGTCACCGAGAGCGATCCGACCGGACCCGACCACAATCTCGACGACGAGGAGTCGTGGTGGGAGGGGCTCGCGGAGGATCCGCCGGAGCTGGCCGCCGTCCGCGACCTGGACCTGGTCGACGAGTCCGCGTGGCCGGAGGCGTTGCGGCTGTTGCTGTCCGACCCGGCCACCCGCCGCCTGCTCGCCGACCGCGACGGCTACACCGCGTGGTGGCTGCGTCGGCACGCGCGCATCGCGGGCACCCCGCTGGGCCTGTTCCGCGCGCCCGGCGACCCCGTATTCGCCGGTCTGCTCCCGGAATTGACGGCCGTCGACGACCCGGCCGCGCTGCGCGCCGTGCTGGCCGATCCGGACACGATCACCCAGGAGCTGGCCGCCGCGGTGCTGGCCGCCCTCGCCGATCCGGCGAAAACGCCGTCGCCCGAGGCGATCACCCGCGTGCACGCCCGCCTGGCGGCCGCCGCCGACCGCCTGGATCTGGACGGCCTCGGCCTGCCCGACCGGGTGCGCGCGCTGTCCGGCGCCACGATCGATCCGGCGGACGCGCTGGTGCTCGACCACCCCTGGTACGGCCTGGCGGTGCCGCCGGAGCGGCTGGTGGTCGGCGCCACCGAGACCGCCGCCGCGCTGGCCACCCTGCTCGACGTGCCCCTGGTGTCCGAGGCGGTGCACGCCGAGGTGCTCGGCGCCGGCCGCCCGACCACATGGGCGGCCGAACCGCTGGGTGTGCTGCTGCGCCTGCAGCCCGGGTTTCCGGTACCGGACGGCGAACTCGTCGTGCACGACCGGCTCCGGGTCCGCCTCACCGGCGCCTACGAGGCCACCGTCGAGGTCCCGCTGTGGCGCGACGGCACGACCACGCACGTGCGGCGGCACCCCGGAGAACCGGCCGAGTCCTGA